A DNA window from Hoplias malabaricus isolate fHopMal1 chromosome 5, fHopMal1.hap1, whole genome shotgun sequence contains the following coding sequences:
- the dnase1l1 gene encoding deoxyribonuclease-1-like 1, giving the protein MTHHFSLLILLLVCCPLTCHGFKICAFNVQSFGDSKAADSNVLHTLTRIVSRCDVCLLQEVRDQKKKAIPQLIRSLNNFDTNYQYDYVSSDRLGRTPTYQEQYVFVFRTGSVRLKDQYQYPDTQEGDEDVFAREPFVVRFQAPKTIIREFVLIPVHTTPTNATKEIDELYDVFEDVRKRWKTEHVMFLGDFNAACGYVAKKNRKNIRLYTMSSFTWLIEDKQDTTVRESTDCAYDRIVVHGDLFLRAIEPLSAQPFNFAREYHLTEVEALKVSDHYPVEVDLKTRSGSEQKSMTPYLLPLTFGFMLLFQLSVN; this is encoded by the exons ATGACTCATCATTTTTCTCTGCTCATTCTTTTACTTGTCTGTTGTCCACTGACCTGCCATGGATTTAAAATCTGTGCCTTTAATGTCCAGAGCTTTGGAGACTCAAAGGCTGCAGATAGTAATGTTTTGCACACTCTCACTCGG ATTGTATCGCGCTGTGATGTGTGTCTGCTCCAGGAGGTCAGAGATCAGAAAAAAAAGGCCATTCCACAATTGATCAGGAGTCTGAATAA CTTTGACACAAATTACCAATATGATTATGTGTCCAGTGATCGTCTTGGCAGAACACCAACGTACCAAGAACAATATGTGTTTGTATTCAg GACTGGCTCAGTGAGGCTAAAAGATCAGTATCAATATCCAGACACACAAGAAGGGGATGAGGATGTTTTTGCCCGGGAGCCATTTGTAGTGCGATTCCAAGCTCCTAAAACAA TAATTCGCGAATTTGTCCTGATCCCAGTGCACACAACTCCCACAAATGCCACCAAAGAAATTGATGAACTTTATGATGTCTTTGAAGATGTTAGAAAAAGGTGGAAGACAGAG cATGTGATGTTTCTTGGTGACTTCAATGCAGCCTGTGGATATGTGGCCAAGAAGAACAGGAAGAACATTAGATTGTACACTATGTCCTCCTTTACCTGGCTCATAGAAGACAAACAGGATACGACAGTGAGAGAATCCACTGATTGTGCATATGACAG GATAGTAGTACATGGGGATCTCTTTCTCAGAGCTATAGAACCATTATCAGCACAACCATTCAACTTTGCCAGGGAATACCATCTCACAGAGGTGGAG GCATTAAAAGTGAGTGATCACTACCCTGTAGAAGTTGACCTAAAGACCAGGTCAGGAAGTGAGCAGAAAAGCATGACTCCATACCTGCTGCCTCTGACATTTGGCTTTATGCTCTTGTTCCAGCTGAGTGTAAACTGA